Genomic window (Pradoshia sp. D12):
GGGGGGTATGTTCTCACTGGTGGAGTAGTAAAAACCCCTGGTATACTGGATTTAGCACAGAATATCTTGCAAAATCGCGTTCGTGGAGCGGAACCAAATTACATAGGTGTCAGAGAACCTCAGTACACAACTTCTGTTGGTCTTATCACATATGCATGTAACAAAGCCAGATCGCAAGGCTTGAAGTTAGGAGCGCATACTGTTGCTGCTACCAGAGAAACAACAGAAAAGCGTCCGGCTCAAAAACCAGCTCCAAAAGAAAAAGCACCAAAAAATCCAGAAGATAAAGTGAGTACAAAAATGAAAAAATTCTTCGGAGTATTTTTCGAATAAGGGAAACACTTTACCGAAAATAATAGGAGGACTTTCCATGCTAGAATTTGATACAAATATTGATTCGTTAGCAACGATAAAAGTAATCGGAGTAGGGGGCGGCGGAAATAACGCCGTTAACCGAATGATTGAACATGGCTTACAAGGGGTAGAATTTATTGCGGTTAACACAGATGCCCAAGCTTTGAATCTATCAAAAGCTGAAATAAAAATGCAAATAGGCGGTAAATTGACACGAGGACTTGGTGCAGGCGCCAATCCGGATGTTGGAAAAAAAGCTGCTGAAGAAAGTAAAGAACAAATTGAGCAAGCCCTTCAAGGAGCAGATATGGTATTTGTTACAGCTGGTATGGGCGGTGGTACCGGAACAGGAGCTGCTCCAGTTGTAGCTCAGATTGCCCGTGAGTTGGGTGCCCTGACTGTTGGTGTAGTGACAAGACCATTTACATTCGAAGGCCGTAAGCGTTCCACGCAGGCTCAGGGTGGAATTGCGGCTATGAAAGAATCTGTTGATACATTAATTGTTATTCCAAATGATCGATTATTGGAAATCGTTGATAAAAGTACACCAATGCTTGAAGCTTTCCGTGAAGCAGATAATGTTTTAAGACAAGGTGTACAAGGTATTTCTGATTTAATCGCAGTGCCAGGACTAATTAACCTGGACTTTGCAGATGTGAAAACAATTATGTCCAATAAAGGATCCGCTTTAATGGGAATCGGGGTTGCATCAGGTGAAAGCCGTGCTGCTGAAGCGGCTAAAAAAGCTATCTCCAGTCCATTGCTTGAAACATCCATTGACGGTGCTCAAGGTGTGTTAATGAACATCACTGGAGGAACGAACTTAAGCTTATTCGAAGTTCAGGAAGCTGCCGATATTGTAGCATCAGCCTCCGATCAGGAAGTAAATATGATTTTTGGTTCTGTTATTAATGAGAATCTGAAAGATGAAATTGTAGTAACTGTGATTGCGACTGGCTTCAATGAAATTGAACAACAACGTCCGGCGGCAAGACCGAACTTTGGCCAATCACGCCCTGCTCCTCAAACGAATCCAATCAAGCGCGAAGTACCTAAGCGTGAGGAATCTTATACTTCAGAACCTAGCAGAAATAATCAAGTGAGCAGCAATACTGATGATACACTTGATATTCCGACATTCTTAAGAAATCGTAATCGTCGTAGATAATATATTTCATAGAGGAAGATGATGATGTAATAGTAAATTACATCATCATCTTTTTTTGTTTTTGTAGATTCCCGCTGCAGGGTTTATAGCTCATTCTATGGATTTAGTCCGATAGTTCTATTTCAAACATTTTAATTAAGAATCTGATTGATTATCTCAATTCCTTTTTTCACCCCGATAGTTCTAATAGTTCAAATTAAATATGATTGGGGAAATTTTGCAGTAAACCATCGACAAATACTGATGAAAATATAAATAAAAAACGGTTGCACTCTTTACATGAAGTGACAACCTTTTGGATTATGTCAGGTTATAATTTCTCATATGTTCTATTAAAAAAAGTATGGGGAAACAATATGACTATTTATATTGATGCCATTTGGTTTCTCAATTGGGTCTTTGATACAAGTATATTAGTGTGGACTGCGGTTTTACTAAAAAACCAAATAAAATGGATTAGAATGCTAGCTGGAGGATTAGTGGGATCTATGGTTGTTTGGCTATATATCACACCCTTTTCCTATTTAGCTGATCAAATTTGGCTGAAAAGCATGGTTTCTATTTTGATGGTTTTAACCGCATTTGGTTTTAGAAGTATCCGAGCATTTTTTAAAAGAGTTGTAACTTTATATGCTGTAACCTTTACAATTGGTGGAATCCTCTTAGGCAGTCACTATTTTTTTAGCTTTGAAGTGACTGAATATTTCAACGGATTCACAAGTGGAGCAGGCAGCTTCGGTGACCCGGTCAGTTGGATTTTTGTCATGATTGGATTTCCATTGGCATGGCATTTTTCAAAAAAACACATTAACATCCTTGATCTAGCCAAGTGGAATAAAGAGCAGAGGGTTACCATGATTGTTGAAATTAATGGCGTTTCATTTGAATCAGAAGGGCTTGTTGACACAGGAAATCAATTACTCGATCCATTATCCGGTTCTCCTGTAGCAATTATTTCACTCTATGGAAGGGAAACAATGATACCTGCGTCTGTATCCAAGTTAATTGACAAAGGGATCCAGAATTTGCATGGCGATTTTGCTGATTTCCCTGATGAGTGGCAAGAAAAAATGAGAATTATTCCGTGTAAGGTTGTTGGGAATGACAGTCAATTGTTAATTGCATTTAAACCAGATGTCCTATCCATTAAAGTAGCCAATGAATGTCGTGAGGTTCAAAAATGTTTAATTTCTTTTACCATGCAGCAATTATCAGGAGAAGGGCTTTTCGATTCCATTGTTCATCCAAAAATGGTACCGGCCGGTGATTCAGCATCTGCCTCTTAATGTAATAATCACTATACTCATTTCAGGAAGAAAATAGACGTTGAGGATTAGGAAAGGGGTTAAACAATTGAGAAATTTCCGCTTTAGACTATCCTATTATTGGACAAAAGTTTTAGTTAAATTAAAGCTTAAGTCAGATGAAGTGTATTATATTGGCGGCAGTGAGGCTCTTCCACCGCCACTCAGTAAGGAAGAGGAAGAAATATTAATTCATAAACTGCCTGCTGGAGATGAAACAGCAAGATCTATGCTAATTGAACGAAATCTTCGTTTAGTTGTATACATAGCACGTAAATTTGAGAATACAGGTATTAACATTGAAGATTTAATCAGTATTGGCACAATCGGCCTTATTAAAGCAGTAAATACCTTTAATCCTGAAAAGAAAATAAAGCTGGCAACATATGCATCAAGATGTATAGAAAACGAAATTTTAATGTATTTACGACGGAATAGTAAAACACGTTCCGAAGTCTCATTCGATGAACCGCTGAATATTGATTGGGATGGGAATGAATTGCTTTTATCAGATGTATTGGGCACAGATGATGATATCATCACAAAAAACTTAGAGACAAGTATTGATAAAAAACTTTTGGCTAAAGCACTGGAACAATTGAATGATCGGGAAAAGCAGATTATGGAACTAAGATTTGGCTTGGTTGGAGGGGAGGAAAAAACACAAAAGGATGTTGCTGATTTACTGGGGATATCGCAATCCTATATCTCCCGTCTTGAGAAGCGAATTATAAAAAGGCTTAGAAAAGAATTTAATAAAATGGTTTAAGGAAGGTGTAAAAAATATTTAGTCGTATAAAAGCTTTATGAAATCAGGGATTTTTCATTTAGTCACTATACGGAAATAATTTTCATATGCATATAATTCCCTCCCGCGGAGATACTTTACTTTGTACAGCAGCTCCTGCTAGGAGGGAATGGATTGACACGAAACAAAGTAGAAATATGTGGTGTGGATACATCAAAATTACCTGTTTTAAAAAATGATGAAATGCGAGAGTTGTTTAAACAGATGCAATCTGGAGAATCATCATCAGCACGGGAGAAGTTGGTTAACGGTAATCTTAGACTTGTCCTAAGTGTCATTCAGCGCTTTAATAACAGAGGTGAGTATGTTGATGACCTCTTCCAGGTTGGATGCATTGGTTTAATGAAATCGATTGACAACTTTGACTTAAGTCAGAATGTAAAATTTTCTACGTATGCTGTTCCAATGATTATTGGGGAAATTCGCCGTTATTTACGGGATAATAACCCGATTAGGGTTTCCAGATCGTTGAGAGATATTGCATACAAGGCTTTACAGGTCAGAGAGAGACTGATGAGTGAAACATCGAGAGAACCGACATCTGAAGAAATTGCAAAAGCTCTTGATGTTACGTATGAAGAGGTAGTATTCGCACTAGATGCAATCCAGGACCCAGTGTCATTATTTGAACCTATCTACAATGATGGAGGCGATCCAATTTTTGTAATGGATCAGCTCAGTGATGAGAAGAGTAAAGATAGCACATGGATTAATGAGATTGCATTAAAAGATGGCATGCGCAGGTTAAATGAGCGTGAGAAAATGATCCTTAAGAAACGTTTCTTCCAAGGGAAAACGCAAATGGAAGTTGCTGAGGAAATCGGAATTTCACAGGCACAGGTATCCCGCTTGGAAAAAGCGGCTATTCGCCAAATGAATAAAAATATCTAGCTGCTGATTAATGAACTTATAATTAAATATGTATTGCCTTTAAGCTATCCTCATTTGCAGGATAGTTTTTATTTATATTAGGCCAATTTATTATAGCAGAGTCTTCATTCCTATTTAAAAGAGGGGAACTCAAAATTCTTGCATCACCAGCATCTGTTTTTTATGGTTTTGTAGATAGCCAGATATGAAAGAAACTAAATCCTTTTCTTATAACGTTCAAGATTTGATGGATAGGAGGGCGTTCCAGAGAGAAGTTCTTTATTGTTCTTTCCATTCATATAATGCCTGTAACTACAGATCCCGAGTGGAGGAGATAGAGTATGATTAAAATTTCTGAGTTACAAGTCAAAGATATCGTAAATACATTCGACGGAAAACGATTGGGAAATGTTGAAGATATTGAAATTAATCTAAGTACTGGGAAAATAGAAAGTATAACGGTAGCAAACAGTAAAATGCTTTCGTTTTTAAATAAAGAGGAAGACACTGTCATTCCGTGGTATAAAATTAAAATGATTGGAGAAGATGTGATTCTTGTGGAATACAAGGGATACGGAAGTTTTAATGATTAGAAGAAGAAAATTATGCGGGATTGTGATAAAATGAAAGAAAAATCGAGGGGTATTAGCTTGGAACCATTTGTTCAGTTTTCCGAATCATTTATGTCGATAAAAGGTTGGAAGGATTGGCATCCGAATTTATTGGCGGGATTTACTACGAAGAACGGAGGCATCAGCGATTTTCCGTTTCAGTCGATGAATACAGCTTTTCACGTCTTTGATTTAGATGGAAAAGTAATAGAAAACAGGCGTATTCTAGCTGACCAGCTCCATTTTCCTGTTGAAAGATGGGTTGGAGCTGAGCAGACGCATGAAGCGTCTATTTTGAAAATTGACAAAAGTCATGCCGGGCTTGGTGCTATAGATTATAAAACAGCATTAAAAGCAACGGATGGTTTATATACAAAAGAAAGCGGAATATTATTGACGCTTTGTTTTGCAGATTGTGTACCCGTATATTTTATGGCGCCTAACCATCATTTGATTGGGATTGTACATGCAGGCTGGAAGGGGACGGTTGCTGGCATAGGTTCATCTATGATTGATATCTGGAGACAGGATGAAGGTGTTCAGCCTGAAGAGATATATGCTGCAATAGGGCCATCTATTTGCCAAAACTGTTATACGGTCGACAAAAAAGTAATTAACTATTTAGAGGTTATACTAGAAGAACAGACAAAAACCGCTTATAATCAAATTACGGAGAATCAATATCAGCTTGATTTAAAGCTGGCGAATGCTTTAATTCTTCAGAAAGCCGGTATTTTACCAGAGAATATTATGACAACTGGTTTTTGTACAAGTTGTGATGATTCTTACTTTTTTTCTCACCGACGTGATGAGGGGAAAACTGGTCGAATGTTGGGGTTAATCGGCTGGAAGGAGGAGTAGGATATTGGAAGTGACGGAAAACCTGCAAATCATTCATGAAAAAATCGAGAGTGCTGCAAAACGTGCAGGTCGTAATCCACAAGATATACAAATAATTGCTGTTACAAAATATGTTTCAACAAAACGTGCTCTAGAAGCCTATAAAGCCGGAATTAAAAACTTTGGTGAAAACCGCTCGGAAGGATTAATAGCCAAGCAAGAGGGTATAAAAGAACGACCAGTTTGGCATTTTATCGGTTCGCTTCAAACGAGAAAGGTAAAAACGATCATAAATCGTGTGGACGTTCTACATTCTCTTGATCGCTTATCATTGGCTGAAGAAATAGAAAAGAGAGCCACGCGCCCGATTGACTGTTTTGTTCAGATAAATGTAAGCGGAGAAGATACTAAACATGGAATACAGCCTCAGGTTGCAATTGAGTTTGTACAACAGCTTGCTGAATTTGAAAAAATTAGGGTAATGGGACTTATGACGATGGCTCCTTTCACAGATGATGAAGAAGAAATACGTACTTGTTTCCGTAAACTCAAAGAATTGCAAGTAGTGATACAAAATATGAAGTTGCCCAATGCCCCATGCACAGAACTCTCAATGGGCATGTCTAATGACTATGAAATCGCCATTGAAGAGGGTGCAACCATGGTTAGAATCGGAACTGCCTTGGTAGGGAATGAATAAAAGAGAGGTGTAAATGATGTCAATCGTATCAAAAATGAAAACGTTCTTTGCACTCGAGGATGAAGAATATGAGTATGAGGAACAATATGTTGAAGAAGAAAAAGTTCCGGCAAAAGTGAATAAACATGATCAGCAGCAAAAACAACAAAATATAGTGAGTCTTCAAAGCATACAGAAATCTTCTAAGTTAGTATTGCTGGAACCAAGAGCGTATGCAGATGCTCAGGAGATTGCCGACCATTTAAAAAATCGCCGTGGGGTTGTTGTGAATTTACAAAGGATTTCACCAGACCAGGCTAGAAGAATTGTTGACTTTTTAAGTGGGACAGTCTATGCAATCGGTGGGGATATTCAGCGTATCGGGTCAAATATATTCTTATGTACCCCTGATAATGTTGATGTTTCAGGTTCCATCTCTGGATATGCTCAAGAAGATGAACTGGAGGATATAAGGTGGTAAGTAAATAATGGATATATTTTTTTATATACTTTATAAAGCAGTAGATATATATTCCTGGGCCTTAATTATTTACATATTAATGTCGTGGTTTCCAAATGCAAGGGATACAGGAATTGGAATGTTTTTAGCACGCATATGTGAGCCGTTTTTGGAACCATTCAGGAGAATTGTACCTTCGCTCGGCATGATTGATATTTCTCCAATTATAGCGATTCTTGTGTTAAATATGGCACGAGTAGGAATCTCCGCGTTGGCAGGCATTTTTTAAGAAGAATGTTAGCTCCCTTTCAAAACAGGGAGCTTTTATATTTTAGCTGGAGGATGTAAATGGATATTTATCAGCATTTTCGTCAGGAAGAAAGAGAATTTATCGATCAGGTGCTTGGATGGATTGATCAAGTGCAGGAGCAATATGCCCCTAAACTGACAGATTTTCTTGACCCCAGAGAATCAGAGATTGTAAGGATGCTAATTGGTACAAATGGAGATGTACATGTTTCCTTTTTTGGAGGAAGCGAAGCGGCCGAGCGGCAAAGAGCGCTCCTCTATCCGGACTATTATGAACCGCAAATCGAGGATTACGAACTGACCATTTATGAATTATTTTATTCTGCAAAATTTACGACACTGAAACATAGGCAGATTCTTGGCACGTTAATGTCTGTTGGCTTAAAGAGAGAAAAATTTGGTGATATATGGATTGAAGGCGAGCGAGTACAATTCGTTGTTGCAAAAGATGTAGCATCCTATCTGGAGATGAATATATCTAAAATGGGCAATGCGGGTGTAAAGTTTCAGGAAATACCTGCTGATCAGGCTATGACTGTTACGGAACAATGGAAGGAATGCCAAGTGACAGTTTCCTCCATGAGAATTGATACGATATTGTCGGCTATCGCCAATATTTCGAGGCAAAAGAGCCAAACACTCGTACAGCAGGGGCGTGTTAAGGTAAACTGGAAACAAGTCGATAATCCATCATATGAAATCAGAGAAAGTGATGTGTTATCCACTCGTGGGATAGGAAGAATGAAGATATTTTCCATTGAAGGAAAAACAAAGAAAGATAAATGGAAAATAAAGTGTGGTATACAAAAATAATCAGGAATTTAGAAGGAATATCACCATTACTGTCGAAAGCATAGTATAATAATTAAGAGAAGAATCAGTATTCGGAGGTGCAGTCTATGCCATTATCACCGCTAGACATACATAACAAGGAATTCGGCAGAGGATTCCGCGGTTACGATGAAGATGAAGTAAATGAGTTTCTTGACCAAATAATTAAAGATTACGAGTTGGTCCTTCGAGATAAGAAAGATCTTGAAGCTAAAGTGGAAGAGTTGGAACAACGCCTTGAGCATTTCTCCAGCATTGAGGAAACGTTGAATAAATCAATCGTCATTGCTCAGGAAGCCGGAGAAGATGTCAAACGAAATTCTCAAAAAGAGGCTAAATTGATTATGAAGGAAGCAGAAAAAAATGCTGACCGAATTGTCAATGAGGCATTATCTAAAGCAAGAAAAATTGCTATTGAAATTGAAGACCTTAAAAAGCAATCTAAAGTATTCAGAATGCGTTTTAAAATGCTTGTTGAAGCCCAGCTTGATTTATTAAACAGTGAAGATTGGGATAAACTTCTTAAATATGACGTGGATGCCACTGAATTTGATATCGACCTGAATGAAGAAGAAATGTAAGGTCTTGACTTTATCGTAAGTTATTGAATATAATATTTTAACAAATCTATTCAAAAAATGTTAAAACGAAGACGGGAACAGTACATCAGATCATACTTTTTGTAGCGAGCCGGGGAAGGTGGGAGTCCGGTAAAAGAATCTGGATGGAAGATCATCCCTGAGTCTGCTTTTGAACCCAGCTTGGCTGGCAGTAAATAGCGGCGAGTCATTCACGTTACGAATACCAAGAGGAATATTGTCAGGCAATATTCTAAAAGGGTGGTACCGCGGAAATATAGCCTTTTCGTCCCTTTACCGGGATGAAAAGGCTTTTTTGTATTTATTTATGAAAATAGTTTAACCGAAGTTTAAGGAGTGAATGGAATGGAATTTAAAGACACATTATTGATGCCTAAAACAGAATTTCCAATGCGTGGGAATTTACCAAAAAGAGAACCGGAAGTTCAAGCAGGTTGGGAAGAAAAAAATATTTACAAATTAGTACAGGAGCGCACGAAGGACCTTCCTAAATTTGTGCTGCATGACGGACCTCCTTATGCGAATGGAAACATTCATATCGGGCATGCAATGAATAAAATCTTAAAGGATTTTATTGTTCGCTTTAAATCAATGAATGGTTATAATGCGCCATATGTACCAGGTTGGGATACTCATGGTTTACCAATTGAAACAGCTCTAACTAAAAACAAAAAAGTAAATCGTAAGGAAATGACAATCGCTGAATTCCGTAAACTTTGTGAGGAATATGCTTATACACAAATTGATCAGCAGCGCACTCAATTTAAACGTTTAGGTGTAAGAGGAGACTGGGAAAATCCATACATCACACTGAAACCTGAATATGAAGCTGAGCAAATCAAAGTTTTCGGTGATATGGCGAAAAAAGGCTATATCTATAAAGGATT
Coding sequences:
- the ftsZ gene encoding cell division protein FtsZ, with the translated sequence MLEFDTNIDSLATIKVIGVGGGGNNAVNRMIEHGLQGVEFIAVNTDAQALNLSKAEIKMQIGGKLTRGLGAGANPDVGKKAAEESKEQIEQALQGADMVFVTAGMGGGTGTGAAPVVAQIARELGALTVGVVTRPFTFEGRKRSTQAQGGIAAMKESVDTLIVIPNDRLLEIVDKSTPMLEAFREADNVLRQGVQGISDLIAVPGLINLDFADVKTIMSNKGSALMGIGVASGESRAAEAAKKAISSPLLETSIDGAQGVLMNITGGTNLSLFEVQEAADIVASASDQEVNMIFGSVINENLKDEIVVTVIATGFNEIEQQRPAARPNFGQSRPAPQTNPIKREVPKREESYTSEPSRNNQVSSNTDDTLDIPTFLRNRNRRR
- the spoIIGA gene encoding sigma-E processing peptidase SpoIIGA; the encoded protein is MTIYIDAIWFLNWVFDTSILVWTAVLLKNQIKWIRMLAGGLVGSMVVWLYITPFSYLADQIWLKSMVSILMVLTAFGFRSIRAFFKRVVTLYAVTFTIGGILLGSHYFFSFEVTEYFNGFTSGAGSFGDPVSWIFVMIGFPLAWHFSKKHINILDLAKWNKEQRVTMIVEINGVSFESEGLVDTGNQLLDPLSGSPVAIISLYGRETMIPASVSKLIDKGIQNLHGDFADFPDEWQEKMRIIPCKVVGNDSQLLIAFKPDVLSIKVANECREVQKCLISFTMQQLSGEGLFDSIVHPKMVPAGDSASAS
- the sigE gene encoding RNA polymerase sporulation sigma factor SigE, which encodes MRNFRFRLSYYWTKVLVKLKLKSDEVYYIGGSEALPPPLSKEEEEILIHKLPAGDETARSMLIERNLRLVVYIARKFENTGINIEDLISIGTIGLIKAVNTFNPEKKIKLATYASRCIENEILMYLRRNSKTRSEVSFDEPLNIDWDGNELLLSDVLGTDDDIITKNLETSIDKKLLAKALEQLNDREKQIMELRFGLVGGEEKTQKDVADLLGISQSYISRLEKRIIKRLRKEFNKMV
- the sigG gene encoding RNA polymerase sporulation sigma factor SigG, yielding MTRNKVEICGVDTSKLPVLKNDEMRELFKQMQSGESSSAREKLVNGNLRLVLSVIQRFNNRGEYVDDLFQVGCIGLMKSIDNFDLSQNVKFSTYAVPMIIGEIRRYLRDNNPIRVSRSLRDIAYKALQVRERLMSETSREPTSEEIAKALDVTYEEVVFALDAIQDPVSLFEPIYNDGGDPIFVMDQLSDEKSKDSTWINEIALKDGMRRLNEREKMILKKRFFQGKTQMEVAEEIGISQAQVSRLEKAAIRQMNKNI
- a CDS encoding YlmC/YmxH family sporulation protein yields the protein MIKISELQVKDIVNTFDGKRLGNVEDIEINLSTGKIESITVANSKMLSFLNKEEDTVIPWYKIKMIGEDVILVEYKGYGSFND
- the pgeF gene encoding peptidoglycan editing factor PgeF gives rise to the protein MKEKSRGISLEPFVQFSESFMSIKGWKDWHPNLLAGFTTKNGGISDFPFQSMNTAFHVFDLDGKVIENRRILADQLHFPVERWVGAEQTHEASILKIDKSHAGLGAIDYKTALKATDGLYTKESGILLTLCFADCVPVYFMAPNHHLIGIVHAGWKGTVAGIGSSMIDIWRQDEGVQPEEIYAAIGPSICQNCYTVDKKVINYLEVILEEQTKTAYNQITENQYQLDLKLANALILQKAGILPENIMTTGFCTSCDDSYFFSHRRDEGKTGRMLGLIGWKEE
- a CDS encoding YggS family pyridoxal phosphate-dependent enzyme; the encoded protein is MEVTENLQIIHEKIESAAKRAGRNPQDIQIIAVTKYVSTKRALEAYKAGIKNFGENRSEGLIAKQEGIKERPVWHFIGSLQTRKVKTIINRVDVLHSLDRLSLAEEIEKRATRPIDCFVQINVSGEDTKHGIQPQVAIEFVQQLAEFEKIRVMGLMTMAPFTDDEEEIRTCFRKLKELQVVIQNMKLPNAPCTELSMGMSNDYEIAIEEGATMVRIGTALVGNE
- a CDS encoding cell division protein SepF, yielding MSIVSKMKTFFALEDEEYEYEEQYVEEEKVPAKVNKHDQQQKQQNIVSLQSIQKSSKLVLLEPRAYADAQEIADHLKNRRGVVVNLQRISPDQARRIVDFLSGTVYAIGGDIQRIGSNIFLCTPDNVDVSGSISGYAQEDELEDIRW
- a CDS encoding YggT family protein; translated protein: MDIFFYILYKAVDIYSWALIIYILMSWFPNARDTGIGMFLARICEPFLEPFRRIVPSLGMIDISPIIAILVLNMARVGISALAGIF
- a CDS encoding RNA-binding protein: MDIYQHFRQEEREFIDQVLGWIDQVQEQYAPKLTDFLDPRESEIVRMLIGTNGDVHVSFFGGSEAAERQRALLYPDYYEPQIEDYELTIYELFYSAKFTTLKHRQILGTLMSVGLKREKFGDIWIEGERVQFVVAKDVASYLEMNISKMGNAGVKFQEIPADQAMTVTEQWKECQVTVSSMRIDTILSAIANISRQKSQTLVQQGRVKVNWKQVDNPSYEIRESDVLSTRGIGRMKIFSIEGKTKKDKWKIKCGIQK
- a CDS encoding DivIVA domain-containing protein; the encoded protein is MPLSPLDIHNKEFGRGFRGYDEDEVNEFLDQIIKDYELVLRDKKDLEAKVEELEQRLEHFSSIEETLNKSIVIAQEAGEDVKRNSQKEAKLIMKEAEKNADRIVNEALSKARKIAIEIEDLKKQSKVFRMRFKMLVEAQLDLLNSEDWDKLLKYDVDATEFDIDLNEEEM